In Spodoptera frugiperda isolate SF20-4 chromosome 31, AGI-APGP_CSIRO_Sfru_2.0, whole genome shotgun sequence, the genomic window ATATCTCTATGGGATATACAGATTTTACTTCACCCGTGGAGAACTACGGCTATGTAATCGGAAAATGAAAACCTACAGCGTTTTAACGATCCTTAGCTTTCTCATTACTGTCTTCGCTTCCATAGACTTCCCGACGCTAGTGTCTGGCACGGCCAAGTCCGTGGTCGTAATGGAAGAGGTTCCCGTGTTCGTGGTCCTTGTCCAGTACACCACATCAACAATAACAGCTTCTTTCCTAGTCAACTCAGCCAACATCGGCATTTTCAATAAGCTCGCTAAAATAGATGCGGTGTTGGAAGCAGAATCAATCAGTGACTACTACAAAAGGTCCCGCATGGAAACGTATGGATTTCTATTTGTTCTAGTTTTATCTCACTTAATCAATATCATAATAGAATTAGTGACAGCAGAAGAAATAACAGTACACGCATTGATTGTCCTGCCATTATACTTCATACAGAAACTCGAAATAGTGGCTTTTTGCAAGTACATTTCTATGGTGAAACGCAGATTGGCATTGATAAATGAccatttgaaagtatttgtcCAAGAGCAGGAGCAAAAGAAGAATAAGACAATATTTAGTGTATCGAAAAATAAACCTGATTCTAAAGAGAATAttgaaattaactttattggtCGAGCTGTAGATGGCAATACCAAAATACGGGATCTAGCATCGATGTACGACGTAATTGGGAGGATTTGTTCCGTGATCAATGAAGTGTTTAACTTCCAAATATTTATGACGCTTGTTTCAACCTTTACTTACGTGGTAATAACGATATGGTCATCGTTGTACTACTATCGTACGCCAGCAAGTAATTCAGGGGAGTTGATAAACACAGCGATTTGGTGTTTCAGCGCGATCTACACTGTTGGTGTCATGTCGTTGGCTTGTGAACGATTGCTCTTAGTACGTAATCAGACTAGAGTACTAGTAAACAAGATAATAATGAACTACGATCTGCCGAACTCAATGAGGGTGCAGGCTAAAGCGTTCATGGAGCTGGTTGAGGCTTGGTCGCTACGCATTTACATTTACGACTTATTTTCAGTCGACATAACTTTGATGTTGAAGTTCATTAGCGTTGCTACCACATACTTGATTGTTATTATTCAAATCtcacattttgtttaaataatctactgTTATTTCTGCACTTTAGTTATGGGATTTAGCAATCGTATTTATAATGATAGCTTCTTTAATAAAGGGTGGAGATCGATTATGTTTGTTGccctattttaattaacattgacattatattttaattaaccacGTTTATTACGTATTAGATATATACATACTACGGTTGATATCCAATATCGTGTACTGAATTTACTTGTCCTTTAAAGCTATTAAATCAATCAATGAATCAATTAAATAGATGAAATTCCAAATTTTTTTAACTCGTGCAATCATTTCAATGAACTACAAACAATGAGAAATGAATTCAGTAGTAGTCTGTTTCTATAGTAACTAGATGcataacatttgttttataagtaccttcatattaatgttttcaaatacgctaagtacataatacataatttaaagcAAGTACCTGACAATATTTCTGGAGTTTACTTAGGGTATCTCATCTAACTTAAATGGAGCCATATTTTCTTCATCACAGAtatcaaaatcggtttcttCCCTTCAACATTATGATTAAGTACACGTTAATTTTGGATTTCTAAGATTGTGTGTGAGTTATCTACAATATCATATCTTTCTTAAAACGAATTTAGGTTGTCAGTCGGCCTAGCTAGAAGGTTAGATAATATGAAAAACGTAATAACTTTAATAGTTTAACAAACAATTCTATGTTTATTAAGTGATATTACTCTTCATTTCTTACTGTCGTATATTCTGAAGTAGACGTCTCATAGAAAATTTATTGAaagtatatttgtatttattcagATAAACATGACAAAGACAAAAAGACAATCAAATAAGACAACCATCGAAGAGACTGAAGTCAGTAATGAAGAAAATGGAATAGGAAAAGTTATGCACACAATAAAACCTGTAATAATAACGGAATATTTTTTCGGAATCTTTAAATGTCGTCTAGTGAAGGGACAATTACTGCCGCCAAGCTGGAAAATGAGAATATTTGCAATCCTGTACATGGCAACGTACGGCTCACTGTTTTTGAAAACTTATTGCGATCTAGTTATGATAAATCAGATGAGAGGTTGGCAAGAGTTTTCTGCCTTGGTGGTGTTAAGTCAATATGTAATCACATCAGTCTTGGCTGGTTTTCCCGTCTATTCGGTGCCGTATATTCgcatttatacattatttacgGAACTGGACAAGATGCTGCATGGAGAAACTCTGGACGTGTTTTATAAACAATCACGCGGTCGaacttacttatacttattcATACTCTTTATCTATAATGTTTTCAATTTCCTTTTAGATATGTTCAGCGAAACTAACTATACATGGGCGTTCATGATATTCCACGTATATTTGTTTCAAAAGTTAGTAGTTTTATCGTTTTCCAAACATATCGATATGATAACTTGTAGGCTGGAGGTGATTAATAGAAGTTTGAAAACGTTTGTTTTTGAACAAGATGTTAGAAAGACCACAATTTTCATTATGAGGAGTAGAAAGAAGGAAATGAAAGACAAAATGCATTTTATTGGACGGCCATCGGAGGACAATATGAAAGTCCGAGACTTGGCCCGAATGTATAACATTCTGGGAAAGATTGGTTTTCTAATTAACGAAGTTTACAACTTTCATATGTTCTTGATTCTGATAGCTGCCTTTGCGTACATAATAGTAACGATTTGGACGGCGCTTTACATTTATCGAAGCCTTGAATTTTCTGCGAAAGATATTGTCAATCTTACTTTTTGGTGCATCGGCGCGTTTATCAACCCTGCAATATTTGCTTTGGTTTGCGAGAACCTACTTCGAGTGCGTAATGAGACAAAggtttttgtaaacaaaataataatgaactaTGATCTGCCGAGGACCATGAGGGTGCAGGCTAAAGTATTCATGGAGCTAATCGAAGCTTGGCCGTTACGCATTTATGTTTATGATATGTTTTCTGTAGATATAACAATGATATTAAAGTTTATAAGTGTTGGGACGACATATTTGatcattattattcaattatttcatttggtttaaatatatttatagtataatgGTCCATCTGGTATCACTCGCGAACAGCTCGGGAATGGCGTACAACATGActcgtattaaaaaatattgttctcaaaatcttaattaaaatgcaaataaattatattactacTTAACAAAACTGTGTTTCATTTTATGTAAATCACCTCAATGAAGATATCTGGTTCTGATAAATGGAACATCGAATCATCGAAAGTCACACAAATTCTAAAATGGAAATAGTCTTCAGATAATAATTTCtctattctataataatatggaaCCAaatagtaatgaaaaaatattctgGAAATGAGAGTATATGCTACAGAATAAATAGTACAAGTACTTATAACATGACAGGTCAAttacatagtacctacataaggACATACTTTTAACATGTGCCTTCTACCTAACCGTTGAGGATCTACAGCCTCTGTTAGTGCTCTCGGGTAGACTCTGTGGTCTACCACCGTATGTCTATACATATAACGCTTTTGATTGCAATATTAACCATCATTTTAGGATTTGGAAGTATTGAGGGTGATAACCATTTAACGCTATAAACCCAttatgtaaaactatgtgacaaaatatatatatttttagagaTTATTCTCTTTTTGATGGGGTAGGAGGTGTGTGAGCAAGCGCATCGCctgaccaggggccttagtctgctattacaattgtgtcagaatggtcgatcattgagcagtgcgagagggacggagctatacaacctacatagctccgtccctctcccgtccagactaaggccccagaggAGTAACATGGGTGTTGCTGACCAACAGGCTAGCTAGCATTATTAACAACAGCTGATATTCAGTCAATTCAAAATAATGAcaccacaataaaattaagactACTTAAATTGTCTATCATAACCTAGTTGATGTATAgactgaaacaaaaaacaaatttcaACAAGTCACAAagtcaataaattttattctcATTCATTTGATCACGACTATGATGAGTGAACACTTACTTCATTATCGTAATGGAAACTTGTCACTTCGAGTTTTATATTGCGAGGGAATTCAATGCTGAAAAATATATACCAACTATCGGACgtcttttaaaaaacttttgaaGTTATCTACTTAGAATCTGACATGGAAGAAGTAAAAGAAGGAGACAATGAATCGAATGGAGAGAAGAAAAACGCTAGCAATAGCGAGAAGAAGAAAATCATAgcgatatttaataattttaaaacagaaatttTAATAGAATACTGCTTCGGTATCTACAGGTTTCAAAACATCGACGGAGAACTACGACCCCCAAATTGGAAAATGAAAGTTTacggaatttttattttcttcatataCACCATTGCGTTTTGCTGGTTCATGTACTTTACTCCAGACGCAGAAGCTTCATCAGAACAGAGTGACATCATGACTAATCTGGACAACATCCCTTCCTTCGTCGTACTTTTTCAATACGCATCCTTGATAGTAGCCACCAATTTCTTCAGCTCAATGAACATTCGAATGATCACATTGCTTGCAGAAGTAGACAAGACATTACAATTAGAGATCTGTACtgatttctacaaaaaaatgaGTTCCCGTCTCaacaaattcttaatttttataaccATCTCACACGTAGCCAATGGCTTGATGGACCTCATCACTGTAGCAGATAGGGCTTGGGCGATAACAGTTTTTCCACTATACTTTCTACAAAGATTCGAAGTATTCATTTTCTGTGCGTACGTAATTGTGGTGAACGGGAGGTTGGCAGTTATCAATAACTATTTGAGGGAATTTAATCAAGAACAGGACAAGAAGAACGTTACAGTTTTTACAGTTAAAGACACGAAAATTAAAACTGAGAAGTCTTTCAACTATATCGGACGCCCATCAGTAAGGAATATGAAAATCCGTGACTTGGCAACCACGTACGATAATATTGGGGAGATTTGTTTCATGATGAACGACGTTTTTAACTTCCAGATCTTTCTGACCCTAGTGTCTGCATTCGTGTACATTGTCATAACTATTTGGACGTCTCTAAGTTTCTATCGGGCAACAGCTTATAGCGCAAATACGTtgattaataatgcaatttgGTGTTTTAACACTATTTGCAACGTTGCTACTATGTCTTTTACTTGTGAACGACTTCTTATTTCCCGTAATGAGACCAGAATTCTAGTAAACaagataataatgaattatgATTTACCGAAGACGATGAGGGTGCAGGCTAAAGCGTTCATGGAGCTGGTTGAGGCTTGGCCGCTGAGGATTTACGTATATGACATGTTTTCAATTGATATCAAACTCATGTTGAAGTTTATAAGCGTAGCAACcacttatttaattgttattatacagATTTCTCACttcgtttaaaatgtttttgagaTGATCTGTGTATTTAATTGGTCTTGTAGTCACTTATTAATACTATGTTTTCTGTGAATGATACCTAAgtgtgttaataaaataatttgcacAATTTGAAATTGGGGTTTAAATGCTGTATGTGTACCTAGTATCACCGTAATTTTCAGTCTTTTTAAGATTTGTTGTGCTTGTAATTTGTAAGTTAttgtaggaaataataaaaattattttacattgatagatgtttattcatttttcaatcaaatttctactcttttcaaataaattcaaaaacgCAGACAGCCTATCATTTTTTCTATTAATCTATTACTTAGAATTTTACATGCATgcatacataaaattgtaagcAATCTGAAGTTGAACAATggaattttattgatttttatatcaaCATTTTTAGTACGGGGCTCCTTACCTTTAATAGCCTGAAAACGTCTCTTGACGATTAATTAGTACATGTAGATGGTTAGGAGTCGGCAAAGActaaaatgagtttaaaaaccgaATATGTATCATAGTCAAAGTTATTTGGTttagttttgactttgactctggTAATGgctttgtaaattaatattataacaattgaCGAAGGAGTGGAACAGATAGGCATATGATTAGTTTCGTTTAATGACAGATTTATACAGTATCACAAGTGGTGCTTTTATCAACAACATTgtatatgtacattgtataagtTGTTGAGAAAAGCACCACTGTTTTGTTAGTCTTAACtatcaaaacattttatctttgtgcatgtatttaataatattaatagtatcCTTAAAACGTGAGCGCGTTatacgctctgattggttggtttattcgagccggccaatcagagcgcctaacgtgctcttgtttcgattactttaagcgtaaagaaaactcgtactaagggtactggataCCGAAAACTTTGTCTCCGCTAGAAGTGATAATAAACAAgtctaattatacatatttccaGGAAAATAACACGTGTTAAAGACAAACTCATTAGTGATATTAGAGAAAGCTATGGAACATATGAGGTTTAGGTAgcatgaatattttatgtacaagcgagacttcattaaaataatggaaTATACCATAAATAAGACCCTGACAAGAACATAACATTAGTCATATTCAAGTACTCAACTACGAACAAACGTTTCGGTTCTTTTAAAGCCATAAAAATTGAGGCGACTATCATCATGGAAGCTGAAAAAGAAGATAAAAAGAAATCTCCAGgagaaaaaaagaaagttgCAGATGAAAGTGAGAAGCAAATTGTAGAATCAATAAACATTATCATATTCATCGAATACATTCATGGCATTTTTAGATTCTCTCTAGTAAATGAGAAACTACGTACACCAGATTGGAAAATGAAGGCGTTCACCGTTTTTATTATAGCagcttttattgtattattcacTACTTACTTCTTACTGCCAACTGATATCACGCATTATAACAGTGAGAATTACGTTCAGACTGCTGACAAGGTGCGCATCATCATATTGTTCATCCAATATGCAGTTTGCACCTTCACTGCATCTTTCCTCGTCAACTCCAACAACATCCGCATCATCACTACCCTTGCTAACTTAGATAACATGTTGCAAGTGGGAAAGTCCAGTAACTTCTACAGCAAGTCGCGTTGGGAAACTTATAAGTACATGGTTCTTGTCGTCATAAGTCAACTGGCTACCAGCATTTTAGATTTTGTTGCTATCGGAGATGTTGCTTGGGCAATAGCAGCTACACCCTTGAACTTCATCCAAAAACTGgaaataataactttttgcaAATACGTGGACTTCTTAAGACGTAGACTATTGATGATCAACAGCTATTTGAAGACATTTGTCGATGAACAAGATCAAGAGACTGCTACGGTTTTTACAATACGATCCAGGACGGTGGAAACTACAGACAAGTTCAACTTTATTGGACGAGCATCAGATAGTAACACTAAAATAAGAGATGCAGCAAAGATGTACGATGTCATCGGTCAAATCTGTACCATGGTTAATGAAGTGTTCAACTTTCAAATACTGACAATCCTCATGAGTACTTTTGccttcatcattattatcatgtGGACCTCCCTCTACTACTACCGATCGGCCATTAGCGAATTGCCCCTATTGATGAATGTTATAGTTTCATCATTCTTTTGGATTTGCTATGTTGCTATCATGTCGATTGCCTGTGAACGACTGCTTCTTGTCCGCAACGAAACGAAGATTCTTGTGAATAAGGTGATCATGAACTATGATCTGCCGAAGACGATGAGAGTGCAGGCTAAAGCATTCATGGAGCTTGTCGAAGCTTGGACTCTACGTATCTACATTTACGACATGTTTTCCGTTGACATTACACTGATGTTAAAGTTTATCAGTGTTGCGACCACTTATTTGATTGttgttattcaaatattcaaCTTCTTTTAAGCTTGAATTTGCATTACCCTCGCACTTTAGTATATGCAATATGTGTGAGTGTatgaattttcaaataaaagcaTTGTGTTtggagttttgtttttattttacacttatttTATCATAGGtctgtacaaaattaattaaaactatttaaatactaTATCTTATTACAATTTTTCAAGTTCATCAATGGGTAGTACGTCAAAAAGTTGTTTTACGTTTTTCATTATCGATTTAACGCCGAATTCTACCATAGGAGTTCCGAATTCTTCTGCTACCATCTTCCAGTTGCTATTCATGAAGTCGAGGACAGCGTTGCCTGGGAAAAAGAGATTTACCATCATTAATGAGTTGAAACGTATATTACCTTCTATAAAGTAATTAGTTAATGAGACCATAACCTAAATGGAGTTAACTCGTAGTTACTTAATGGGCAATAAACATTAATAGATTATATAGTATGGAAACTTTTAAaagttcaacaaaaaataacaacaggATATCTCACTACTAGACTAAAATGAacatgaaataaacattaaacctATATGAGTATAAATAAgattcaaacatttttaacaatactCACTCATGGCGGGGTTTCCCTTAAACAGGTTCGTCATGCTATACATAACTCTGCCATCATAGCCGTGTTCGATTCTGGAATCCTTGATATCGATATACCGACGGCCGTCTGACCTTACAACTGACCCCAGTTGAAGTTGACTATGAAGCTTGAGATTTCCTAAAAAgtataggtataaaattaacaaagGTTGCTAATTGAGGAAAAAACTTCATGCATAAAGGATAAAGGCTAATTTTAGTATCATTTTATATGATAATCTCTGTAACGAATGAACAAAAAGCAGAACGATTAACCGTTTATAAATTCTTGGAAAATAACAGATATAGCATTTGATTAAAGGGAAAATCGatcaaaataattatggttAGTATTTTCAATTGGGAAATTGAAGCAGACatacacattaaattaattaaattttggaaAGATAGGTTAAGCGATACTTACTGCACTTAATAATGGATTCTCCGTCTCCATTAATGGGGAACAACAGAAGCCTTCCAGAAGACCTGTACTTTCCTTTGATAGTCAGATTGCAATGCATCTGAGACTCAAATAAACCTCCTCCAAAACTGTAAAtacagtaaaagtaaaaataaataagccaTCAGAATATTGTTGACCTTTGTGAAATGTCTTATACGGATATAATAGCAAAAAATAAGCTATAGATTAAGCATTGGAGTCGTCTGATGACACAGAGTTTTTAGGGAGTCATCGCCAACTAATTGTGGTGCAGtctaaaaatttataattttaaatatgactaaatattataaattttacacCATATTTGTATATCCTCTAAGAAGCAGGAAGCTTTGAActcaaattaaattgtacaGAAATGCTTACCTAGCATAATCGACGTTGCATGTTTTTAAACCTTTAGCGTAACCATTGCTAAAGGCTATATCGATTCCAGGTAATTTCAATTGAAGTTTCTTCAGTTCGTAAGGATCCAAAGATTCAATGCCTAGGTCGGGAATGCCATCAGCAATTGTTGGTAGGGCTGCTTGCACTGTTTTCCTTAAACATTCTGGTGATAGGTCTCTGCATGGTCTTCTAAATGATACTGAAATGCGAGAAAGGTCTTTAGATAAAAATTCATAAAGGAACTAAACAAACAATGTCCAGCTTCCAACTGCTCAAATCAATAAAAAggtacagaaaaaaaaagatacttacCGGAATAAGCTGATGTTAATCCAATAACCGATGCTAATGCAACACTGTAAAATAACGCGTCAACAACCATTTTTTGTAaaccttaattttataaaataacttaagatAAGTTCTCTAGGAGAGTAAGTTTTGAACTGATAATCCTAACACTGCCCTTTCAATTTATATAGATACAAATGAAATGCAATTAGGCATAATTTGCGTTAATTACATAAATGACAccataagttaattaaaatttaatgcaGGTATGATTAATGGGGGTATTGCAATTTGCTTAATGggttaaataaaattgcgtTTTAAGTCTAATTAGTCTTTATTCGGGGAATGTTATATTACTACTGCTTCTaccttgttttgtttctttgtcaGACTTATCTTGGTCAGGCTTTTTTGTTTCTGATTTATCTTTGTCAAGTTTATCTTTATCAGTCTCATCTTTGTTAGATTCAACTTTGCCAGATTTATCTGTTTCAGACTTATCTGTTTCAGACTTATCTTTTTCAGATTTATCTTTTTCAGATTTATCTTTTTCAGATTTATCTTTTTCAGATTTATCTTTTTCAGATTTATCTTTTTCAGATTTATCTTTTTCAGATTTATCTTTTTCAGATTTATCTTTATCTACATCAATTGTATGACCTGGACCAAATCTAGAATCTAAATCGAGATCTTCATCTTCATCGTCAGGATTAATTGGTTTTTTTGTTGTATGTGGTTTCTTTGTTCCAAAAATGTCATCTAGTACGTCAGGTGGAATGGTGAAACCTAGCGTTGTAGACCATTTAGGAGTGACAGGGGGATTATAGGTGGTCGGTTCAGTTT contains:
- the LOC118276100 gene encoding circadian clock-controlled protein daywake-like; protein product: MVVDALFYSVALASVIGLTSAYSVSFRRPCRDLSPECLRKTVQAALPTIADGIPDLGIESLDPYELKKLQLKLPGIDIAFSNGYAKGLKTCNVDYASFGGGLFESQMHCNLTIKGKYRSSGRLLLFPINGDGESIIKCRNLKLHSQLQLGSVVRSDGRRYIDIKDSRIEHGYDGRVMYSMTNLFKGNPAMSNAVLDFMNSNWKMVAEEFGTPMVEFGVKSIMKNVKQLFDVLPIDELEKL
- the LOC118276013 gene encoding uncharacterized protein LOC118276013, whose amino-acid sequence is MAKEKFIDPKLENARVYKKALCNVIYSIKPLLFIEYLYGIYRFYFTRGELRLCNRKMKTYSVLTILSFLITVFASIDFPTLVSGTAKSVVVMEEVPVFVVLVQYTTSTITASFLVNSANIGIFNKLAKIDAVLEAESISDYYKRSRMETYGFLFVLVLSHLINIIIELVTAEEITVHALIVLPLYFIQKLEIVAFCKYISMVKRRLALINDHLKVFVQEQEQKKNKTIFSVSKNKPDSKENIEINFIGRAVDGNTKIRDLASMYDVIGRICSVINEVFNFQIFMTLVSTFTYVVITIWSSLYYYRTPASNSGELINTAIWCFSAIYTVGVMSLACERLLLVRNQTRVLVNKIIMNYDLPNSMRVQAKAFMELVEAWSLRIYIYDLFSVDITLMLKFISVATTYLIVIIQISHFV
- the LOC118276405 gene encoding uncharacterized protein LOC118276405, whose amino-acid sequence is MEEVKEGDNESNGEKKNASNSEKKKIIAIFNNFKTEILIEYCFGIYRFQNIDGELRPPNWKMKVYGIFIFFIYTIAFCWFMYFTPDAEASSEQSDIMTNLDNIPSFVVLFQYASLIVATNFFSSMNIRMITLLAEVDKTLQLEICTDFYKKMSSRLNKFLIFITISHVANGLMDLITVADRAWAITVFPLYFLQRFEVFIFCAYVIVVNGRLAVINNYLREFNQEQDKKNVTVFTVKDTKIKTEKSFNYIGRPSVRNMKIRDLATTYDNIGEICFMMNDVFNFQIFLTLVSAFVYIVITIWTSLSFYRATAYSANTLINNAIWCFNTICNVATMSFTCERLLISRNETRILVNKIIMNYDLPKTMRVQAKAFMELVEAWPLRIYVYDMFSIDIKLMLKFISVATTYLIVIIQISHFV
- the LOC126912922 gene encoding uncharacterized protein LOC126912922, whose product is MTKTKRQSNKTTIEETEVSNEENGIGKVMHTIKPVIITEYFFGIFKCRLVKGQLLPPSWKMRIFAILYMATYGSLFLKTYCDLVMINQMRGWQEFSALVVLSQYVITSVLAGFPVYSVPYIRIYTLFTELDKMLHGETLDVFYKQSRGRTYLYLFILFIYNVFNFLLDMFSETNYTWAFMIFHVYLFQKLVVLSFSKHIDMITCRLEVINRSLKTFVFEQDVRKTTIFIMRSRKKEMKDKMHFIGRPSEDNMKVRDLARMYNILGKIGFLINEVYNFHMFLILIAAFAYIIVTIWTALYIYRSLEFSAKDIVNLTFWCIGAFINPAIFALVCENLLRVRNETKVFVNKIIMNYDLPRTMRVQAKVFMELIEAWPLRIYVYDMFSVDITMILKFISVGTTYLIIIIQLFHLV
- the LOC118276099 gene encoding uncharacterized protein LOC118276099; amino-acid sequence: MEAEKEDKKKSPGEKKKVADESEKQIVESINIIIFIEYIHGIFRFSLVNEKLRTPDWKMKAFTVFIIAAFIVLFTTYFLLPTDITHYNSENYVQTADKVRIIILFIQYAVCTFTASFLVNSNNIRIITTLANLDNMLQVGKSSNFYSKSRWETYKYMVLVVISQLATSILDFVAIGDVAWAIAATPLNFIQKLEIITFCKYVDFLRRRLLMINSYLKTFVDEQDQETATVFTIRSRTVETTDKFNFIGRASDSNTKIRDAAKMYDVIGQICTMVNEVFNFQILTILMSTFAFIIIIMWTSLYYYRSAISELPLLMNVIVSSFFWICYVAIMSIACERLLLVRNETKILVNKVIMNYDLPKTMRVQAKAFMELVEAWTLRIYIYDMFSVDITLMLKFISVATTYLIVVIQIFNFF